GCGTATTGTCTTTCATCATCATAGTGTTGCATATCTAAACAAAACTTATCCCCTAACATGTTTAATAATTAGGGCCGCTGGCAAGGACAGTGGCCATGTAGTGTTGTGCGATGATATGCGAAAGGCTTTGAAGACCTGTTATCAAGCTCCTAATGTAGTAGTGTTGTCCAATGGAGCATTATTCCCAATCGAAAAAAGCTCAGTGCAACGTCCAAAAGTACGCACAATTGGTTTTTTGAGCAATCTTACATATGAAAAAGGCGGAGGAATCGTAACTGCATTGGCTAAAGCTATAAAAGATCGAAGCTGGCCTTTAAAAGTTGTCGTAGCCGGCCCTTGCGTTGACGATCAACTTTCGTCCGAACTAAAAGCTGCAGAAGCTAAAGGCATTTTACAATGGATTGGCCCTGTTTATGGGAATGAGAAAGAAAAATTTTGGTCAACGATTGATGTTTTCATCTTCCCCACTCAATATCAGAATGAGGCCGAACCATTAGTATTGTGGGAAGCCTTGGCAACGGGAACTCCAGTGATAGCCTATAGGCGTGGATGCATTGCGGAACAGGTTGCAGAAGCCGGTGTGATAGTTCCCATAAATGAAAATTTTATTGGCAAAGCTTTATCCGTTTTAGACTCTTGTATTAAGGATACAGCCTATTACAAGGCCCTATCCGAAACAGCTAGAAAACGCTATGCAAATGTTCGCAGACAGTGTGAAGCAGACTGGAATACTTTCAAGTTA
The Dissulfuribacter thermophilus genome window above contains:
- a CDS encoding glycosyltransferase family 4 protein, which translates into the protein MKTCYQAPNVVVLSNGALFPIEKSSVQRPKVRTIGFLSNLTYEKGGGIVTALAKAIKDRSWPLKVVVAGPCVDDQLSSELKAAEAKGILQWIGPVYGNEKEKFWSTIDVFIFPTQYQNEAEPLVLWEALATGTPVIAYRRGCIAEQVAEAGVIVPINENFIGKALSVLDSCIKDTAYYKALSETARKRYANVRRQCEADWNTFKLLLKRGLDAN